The following are from one region of the Sulfurimicrobium lacus genome:
- a CDS encoding response regulator transcription factor, which translates to MTKVLLVDDDVELVEMLKEYLEQEGFDVAAVHDGESGVSEALSGQYAIAVLDVMMPRLSGVEALRRIRMKSTLPVIMLTARGDDTDRIVGLELGADDYVPKPCTPRELTARIRAILRRTQNAQADNEPATLTVGSLVMWPGQRRAEWAEKALDLTSTEFTLLEVLAREAGRPVSKSALSEQGLGRPLARFDRSIDVHLSSIRHKLGTLADGRSCIQTVYRLGYQLIKE; encoded by the coding sequence ATGACCAAGGTTCTGTTGGTGGACGACGATGTCGAGCTGGTCGAGATGCTCAAGGAATACCTGGAGCAGGAGGGATTCGACGTGGCTGCCGTCCATGACGGCGAGTCGGGCGTGTCCGAAGCTTTGTCAGGCCAGTATGCGATCGCCGTGCTGGATGTGATGATGCCGCGCTTGAGCGGCGTGGAAGCCTTGCGGCGCATCCGCATGAAGAGCACCTTGCCGGTGATCATGCTTACCGCCAGGGGCGACGACACGGATCGCATCGTCGGCCTCGAACTGGGAGCAGACGATTACGTGCCCAAGCCCTGCACCCCCCGCGAGCTGACAGCCCGCATCCGGGCCATCCTGCGCCGTACCCAGAACGCTCAGGCCGATAACGAGCCGGCAACGCTGACTGTTGGTTCATTGGTCATGTGGCCGGGCCAGCGCCGTGCGGAATGGGCGGAGAAGGCGCTGGATCTGACCAGCACGGAATTTACCCTGCTCGAGGTACTGGCCCGCGAGGCTGGCCGGCCAGTCAGCAAGAGCGCCCTGTCCGAACAGGGCCTGGGCCGCCCGCTGGCCCGTTTCGACCGCAGCATCGACGTGCATCTGAGCAGTATCCGCCACAAGCTCGGCACGCTGGCCGACGGCCGGTCATGCATCCAGACCGTGTACCGTCTGGGCTACCAGCTCATCAAGGAGTGA
- a CDS encoding efflux transporter outer membrane subunit, which translates to MKKRPGFALPALLLALLSGCAAVGPDYAGPAMAIPGSWANAPSTHATAQDLSRWWLQFHDPLLSGLIVQSLQASPDLRSAQAKLREARARRGLAGANRFPTVSAALSETHSKSSAASAGGLTRDLYSAGFDAGWEPDVFGAARRALEAAQADLEGSEASLHNTQVSLVAEVALNYVELRAFQARLAIARDNLASQTETLELTGWRAEAGLTSSLDVEQARTNREQTRAQVPSLESSLAQAEHRLAILLGQAPGALHDKLATPTPIPAAPDSVALGIPADTLRQRPDVRVAERKLAAETARIGEATAALYPGFTLSGSIGWEALSFGALGGGDSLTRSLLGSVAATIFDGGRIRQRIEIQNAIQEQALVNYEKTVLNALEEVENALLSYANSRRREQALREAADAAHNAVLMARHRYATGITDFQKVLDTERTLLTVQDSLKTTQAESISALIRLYKALGGGWQSAAGGEITLLQQGSTS; encoded by the coding sequence ATGAAAAAACGCCCGGGCTTTGCCCTGCCTGCCCTCCTTCTTGCCCTGTTGAGCGGCTGCGCTGCGGTCGGGCCCGACTATGCCGGGCCCGCCATGGCCATACCCGGAAGCTGGGCGAACGCCCCGTCAACCCACGCCACGGCGCAAGACCTGTCGCGCTGGTGGCTGCAATTTCACGACCCGCTGCTGTCCGGTCTCATCGTGCAGTCGCTCCAGGCCAGCCCCGATCTCCGCAGTGCGCAGGCGAAACTGCGCGAAGCGCGCGCCCGGCGCGGACTGGCCGGCGCGAACCGGTTCCCGACCGTCAGCGCTGCCCTGTCCGAAACTCACAGCAAGAGCAGCGCCGCGAGCGCCGGCGGATTGACGCGCGATCTGTATAGCGCGGGCTTCGACGCCGGCTGGGAGCCGGACGTCTTCGGCGCCGCCCGGCGCGCGCTGGAGGCGGCCCAGGCTGACCTGGAGGGCAGCGAAGCCAGCCTGCATAACACCCAGGTTTCGCTGGTGGCGGAAGTGGCGCTCAACTACGTGGAACTGCGGGCTTTCCAGGCCCGGCTTGCCATTGCCCGGGACAATCTGGCGAGCCAGACGGAAACCCTGGAACTGACCGGCTGGCGCGCGGAAGCCGGGCTGACCAGTTCGCTCGACGTGGAGCAGGCGCGCACCAACCGGGAACAGACGCGCGCCCAGGTCCCCAGCCTGGAATCCAGCCTCGCCCAGGCGGAACACCGTCTGGCCATCCTCCTCGGCCAGGCGCCGGGTGCGCTGCACGACAAGCTGGCAACGCCCACTCCGATTCCGGCGGCGCCTGATAGCGTGGCGCTCGGCATCCCCGCCGACACCCTGCGCCAACGTCCCGATGTGCGCGTCGCCGAGCGCAAACTGGCGGCGGAAACCGCCCGCATCGGCGAGGCGACGGCAGCGCTGTATCCCGGTTTCACACTGTCCGGATCGATCGGCTGGGAAGCGCTGAGTTTCGGCGCGCTGGGCGGCGGCGACAGCCTCACCCGCTCCCTGCTCGGCAGCGTCGCCGCCACCATTTTCGACGGCGGCCGTATCCGCCAGCGCATCGAAATCCAGAACGCGATCCAGGAACAGGCCTTGGTCAACTATGAAAAAACCGTGCTCAATGCCCTGGAAGAGGTGGAAAACGCGCTGCTTTCCTACGCCAACAGCCGCAGGCGCGAACAGGCCCTGCGCGAGGCGGCCGATGCGGCGCACAACGCCGTGCTCATGGCGCGCCACCGTTACGCCACCGGCATCACCGATTTCCAGAAAGTGCTGGATACCGAGCGCACCCTGCTCACGGTTCAGGACAGCCTGAAAACCACGCAAGCGGAAAGCATTTCCGCCCTGATCCGCCTCTACAAGGCTCTCGGCGGCGGCTGGCAGTCTGCTGCCGGCGGCGAAATCACACTCCTTCAGCAAGGCAGCACATCATGA
- a CDS encoding ATP-binding protein yields MGRLFWKFFFFIWLAQLTTIAAVSTTFWLEHRAQEERLAQLGRNPPPSPELRPDGRPFPPGRFLRPGGPPRPGFPFVPVVPLVATLLASLIFAALLAWYFSKPIRNLRSAFEAVVNGDLAVRLGPVMGKRSDELADLGRNFDRMASHLSTLIDGQRRLLHDVSHELRSPLARLQAAIGLARQQPEKLESSLGRIERESERMDKLVGELLTLSRLEAGVMGAMDETISMDELVSDVVADARFEAEYIGRTVQYSGRGEALVKGNAELLHRALENVVRNALRHTPEGGMVALEVHLDASGNDVRFAVLDQGPGVPEKELNAIFEPFMRGESSQYNDGHGLGLAIARRVVEAHGGRIRAANRAGGGLCVEIVLPATCG; encoded by the coding sequence GTGGGCCGGCTGTTCTGGAAATTTTTCTTTTTCATCTGGCTGGCGCAACTGACCACCATTGCGGCGGTCAGCACCACGTTCTGGCTGGAGCACCGCGCGCAGGAAGAAAGGCTGGCGCAGCTGGGCCGGAATCCGCCCCCCAGCCCGGAGCTCCGGCCCGATGGCAGGCCATTTCCGCCCGGCAGATTCCTGCGTCCGGGCGGGCCTCCCCGTCCTGGCTTTCCCTTTGTCCCTGTCGTGCCGCTGGTGGCGACGCTGCTTGCCAGCCTCATTTTCGCGGCACTGCTTGCCTGGTATTTCTCGAAACCGATCCGCAACCTGCGCTCGGCCTTTGAAGCGGTGGTCAACGGCGATCTGGCGGTGCGTCTGGGGCCCGTCATGGGCAAACGCAGCGATGAACTGGCCGATCTCGGGCGCAATTTCGACCGCATGGCCAGCCACCTGAGCACTTTGATCGACGGTCAACGGCGCCTGCTGCACGACGTTTCGCACGAGTTGCGCTCTCCCCTGGCCCGGCTGCAGGCGGCGATCGGACTGGCGCGGCAACAACCGGAGAAGCTGGAATCTTCACTGGGGCGCATCGAGCGCGAAAGCGAGCGCATGGACAAACTGGTGGGAGAACTGCTGACGCTGTCCCGCCTGGAGGCCGGCGTGATGGGCGCGATGGATGAAACAATAAGCATGGACGAACTGGTTTCCGATGTCGTTGCCGATGCGCGTTTCGAAGCTGAATACATCGGGCGCACGGTGCAATATTCCGGGCGCGGCGAGGCGCTCGTCAAGGGCAATGCCGAACTGCTGCATCGCGCGCTGGAGAATGTGGTGCGCAATGCGCTGCGGCACACGCCGGAGGGCGGCATGGTGGCGCTGGAAGTCCATCTGGATGCCAGCGGGAACGACGTGAGGTTTGCCGTTCTCGATCAAGGCCCCGGTGTGCCGGAGAAAGAGCTCAATGCGATCTTCGAGCCGTTCATGCGCGGCGAAAGTTCGCAATACAACGATGGGCACGGCCTCGGGCTGGCGATCGCACGGCGTGTCGTGGAGGCGCATGGCGGCCGGATTCGCGCGGCGAATCGAGCAGGCGGGGGGTTGTGCGTCGAAATCGTGCTGCCCGCAACCTGCGGGTAA
- a CDS encoding Spy/CpxP family protein refolding chaperone: MKTRLILTRFMIASSIALGLPLGADAFPMTDKPGGCGGPMQMRGEPGMFGGSHTQPFLRGLDLNESQRDKIFDLMHAQAPAMRDQAKALHKSQMELRLLGLSGEYSEEKAQALAEASAGVLAKMAQMHARTDQQIYRILTPEQRKQLEERRARPQQIDMP; the protein is encoded by the coding sequence ATGAAAACCCGACTTATCCTCACCCGCTTCATGATCGCCAGCAGCATCGCGCTTGGCTTGCCCCTTGGTGCCGATGCCTTTCCCATGACAGACAAACCCGGCGGCTGTGGCGGCCCGATGCAGATGAGGGGCGAACCAGGCATGTTCGGCGGAAGCCACACTCAGCCATTCCTGCGCGGCCTCGACCTGAACGAATCCCAGCGCGACAAAATTTTCGACCTGATGCATGCCCAGGCGCCCGCCATGCGCGACCAGGCCAAGGCCCTGCACAAGTCGCAAATGGAACTGCGCCTGCTCGGCCTGTCGGGCGAATACAGCGAGGAAAAAGCGCAGGCGCTCGCTGAAGCCAGTGCCGGAGTTTTGGCGAAGATGGCGCAGATGCACGCCCGCACCGACCAGCAGATTTACCGGATATTGACGCCGGAGCAGCGCAAGCAACTGGAGGAACGCAGAGCACGCCCACAACAGATAGACATGCCATAA
- a CDS encoding EF-hand domain-containing protein, translating to MVSSIGSSSVSSLMQRPDPSQMASKLFSKLDSKNQGYIEKSDLQSAFDQISANGNSGNTASVDEVFKQLDGNNDGKVTKQEMSDSLTKMAEQLDSQFNSMRTSGQGGMHGMGGMPPPPPPQGADSAGLTKDQLTSMAKETGSTDSKLTNLVNNFDKADTDGDGKVSMQEAMAFDQASKSSSSSSVSADSGSATSSSSSTNSEANVMMKIMQLMHAYGGLGTASSESSSSGTLSTSA from the coding sequence ATGGTAAGCAGCATTGGAAGCAGTTCGGTTTCATCCCTGATGCAACGGCCCGACCCGTCGCAGATGGCCAGCAAGTTGTTCTCGAAACTGGACAGCAAGAACCAGGGCTACATCGAGAAAAGCGATCTACAGTCCGCCTTCGACCAGATTTCGGCTAACGGCAACTCGGGCAATACCGCCAGCGTCGACGAGGTTTTCAAGCAACTGGACGGCAACAACGACGGCAAGGTCACCAAACAGGAGATGTCCGACAGCCTGACCAAGATGGCGGAGCAATTGGACAGCCAGTTCAACAGCATGCGCACAAGCGGACAGGGTGGCATGCATGGAATGGGCGGCATGCCGCCGCCTCCGCCGCCGCAAGGTGCCGACAGCGCGGGTCTGACCAAGGATCAACTCACCAGCATGGCAAAGGAAACAGGCTCCACCGACAGCAAGCTGACGAACCTGGTGAACAATTTCGACAAAGCGGACACGGATGGCGATGGCAAGGTCAGCATGCAGGAAGCCATGGCTTTCGACCAGGCCAGCAAGTCGAGTTCGTCGTCTTCGGTTTCGGCCGATTCCGGCAGTGCCACTTCCTCGTCCAGCAGCACCAACAGCGAAGCTAATGTGATGATGAAGATCATGCAGCTGATGCATGCCTACGGCGGTTTGGGAACGGCGTCCAGCGAATCCTCCAGCAGCGGAACGCTTTCGACCTCGGCCTGA